The Streptomyces sp. NBC_00435 nucleotide sequence GCTGCGGCCGCCGCTCCGGCTCCCACCGCCACCGCGGCCGCCGCCGCGCCAGCGCCTACGGCCGATCTGCGCAAGGAACCGCAGCGCGACGAGGCCGTGACGATCGAGACTCCGGTCGTCAAGCGGGTCGTGCAGCCGGACGACGTCACCCAGACGGTCCCGGTCCCGAAGGCCGATCCGGCCGCGGAGACCTCGGTGCTGCCGCCGGTCCGCGCGACGGGCCCGGCCGACGAGACGGCCGTACTGCCCCCGGTACGCCCGACGGGTTCCGGTGGTGCCGGTGCCGGCGGCGATTCGGGTACGGGTACGGGTGCCGGCGCGGAGGCTCCGCGGGCGCCCAGGGCCTCGTACTCCGCGTCGCGGCCGACGACCCGACGCCCCGCGGAGAACCCGGCCGACCGGGTCCCGCCGGACATCTTCCGCGACGCGGGCAGCGACGCGACCCGCGAGCTGCCTGTCCTGGGCGAGGACGGCCGGCCGCGCCGGGCCCGCTCGGACTGGGCGGAGGAGACCCCGCTGGACGATCTGCCGACGCTGGCGGACGAGCTGCTGGGCCCGCGCCATGACGACGAGGACGACCAGGGCCGGGGGCCGCGGCGCCGCTGAGGCGCTGGGGACGGAGCTGCCGGTGCCGGTGCCGGTGGTGGCGGTGCCGGTGGTGGCGGTGGGCTGGCGGGGATTGTCAGTGGGAGCCGCCACACTGGGTGAGCAGGCACGGACGGTACGCGAGGGGAAGGGTGGTGGGCGGGATGCCCGTATGGGACGACCTGGTGGGACAGGAGCGGGTCCAGACGCAGCTGGCCGCCGCCGCCCTCGACGCCGACGCCCTGGTCACCGCCATCGAGGCGGGGGTCGCGGCGCCGGCCGCCTCGAAGATGACGCACGCCTGGCTGTTCACCGGCCCCCCCGGATCCGGACGGGCAACGGCCGCCCGGGCCTTCGCGGCCGCTCTCCAGTGCACCAGCCCCGACCGGGCCCTCGGCGGTGCGCCGGGCTGCGGTTTCTGCGACGGCTGCCACACCACCGTGATCGGCACGCACGCCGATGTGGAGATCGTGCGTACCGATCAGCTGTCCATCGGCGTCAAGGACACCCGGGCCCTGGTCCGCCGGGCGCAGCTCTCGCCGGCCGTCGGGCGCTGGCAGGTCATCGTCCTGGAGGACGCCGACCGGCTGACGGAGGGCGCGGGCAACGTGCTGCTCAAGGCCGTGGAGGAGCCCGCGCCGCGGACCGTGTGGCTGCTGTGCGCTCCCTCGCTGGAGGACGTGCTGCCCACCATCCGCTCCCGCTGCCGGCACCTGACGCTGCGCACCCCGCCGGTTTCCGCCGTCGCCGAGGTGCTGGTCCGGCGCGACGGCATCGAGCCGGCCGTCGCGCAGGCCGCCGCCCGGGCGACCCAGGGGCACATCGGCCGGGCCCGTCGGCTCGCCACCGACGAGGCGGCCCGCTCCCGGCGGGCCACCGTGCTCAAGCTGCCGATGCGCGTGGACGACGTGGGCGGCTGCCTCAAGGCGGCGCAGGAGCTGGTGGACGCCGCCGCCGAGGATGCCAAGCAGGTCGCGGAAGAGGTCGACGTCAAGGAGACCGAGGAGCTGAGGGCCGCGCTCGGCGCCGGAGCCGGTACGGGCGGGCGGATGCCGCGCGGCACGGCGGGCGTGATGAAGGAGCTGGAGGACCGGCAGAAGCGGCGGCGCACGCGTACGCAGCGCGACACCCTCGACCTGGCGCTGACCGACCTCACCGGCTTCTACCGGGACGTACTGGCCTTGCAGCTCGGCTCCTCGCTGGCCATCGCGAACGAGGAGATACGGCACGACCTGGACCGGATCGCCCGCGAGTCGGGCCCCGAGCGCACCTTGCGGCGCATCGAGGCGATCATCGCGTGCCGGCAGGCCCTGGACCGCAATGTGGCCCCGCTGCTCGCGGTCGAGGCGATGACGATGTCCCTGCGGGCGGGCTGAGGCGGGCTGAGGCGCTGCCGAGCGCGGGCTTTCAACTCACGTTGACGGCATCACCCGTTCGAGGGGCACGGGTGTTGCCTCCGGGACGGCGCCGGTCCGTGCGGGGTGGCGGCCCGCGCCCGGGCGGCCGTCCGCCGCCCGCCGTGCGCGGCCACCGCACCGGGCATGCCCGCAGGCCGTAGGCTCCGAGGATGGACACCAGCCGCCTGCTGCGCACCACCGGAACCGTGATCGCCGCTGCGGGGCTACTGCTCTCCGGGTGCACGTCGGGCGGTTCGGGAGGACCCCGCGCCGCCGCGTCGTCCAGCGGGGGTTCCGCCGCGCCGTCGGCCGCGTCGACCGGGATCCCGGCCGCGCTGCGCCCGTACTACGACCAGAAGCTGAGCTGGCGCGAGTGCGGTGTCCCCGGCTTCGACTGCACCACCATGAAGGCCCCGCTGGACTACGAGAACCCCGGGTCCGGCGACATCGACATCGCGGTGGCCCGCCGCAAGGCCACTGACCCCTCCAAGCGGCTCGGCTCGCTGGTGGTGAACCCGGGAGGCCCGGGCGGCTCCGGCATCGGGTACCTCCAGGCGTACGCGGGCATCGGATACCCGGCGCCGGTCCGCGCCGCGTACGACATGGTCTCCTTCGACCCGCGCGGGGTGGACCGCAGCAGCCCGGTGGAATGTCTGACCGGCCCGGCCATGGACAAGTACACGCAGGTGGACCAGACCCCGGACACCCCGGCGGAGCAGGTCCTGCTGGTGGCTTCCTTCAAGGAGTTCGCGGCGGCCTGCCAGGCGCACTCGCAGCGGATCCTGCCGCACGTGTCCACGGTCGACGCCGCCCGGGACATGGACGTGCTGCGTGCGGCGCTGGGGGACGAGAAGCTGAGTTACGTCGGAGCCTCGTACGGCACCTTCCTCGGCGCGACGTACGCCGACCTCTTCCCGGGCCGGGTCGGCCGGCTGGTCCTGGACGGGGCGATGGATCCGTCCCGCCCCGCGCTCGAACTGAACCGGGACCAGACCGCGGGCTTCGAGACGGCCTTCCGCGCCTTCGCGGCGGACTGCGCGAAGCAGCCCGACTGCCCGCTCGGCCAGGGCACCCCGGAAGCGGTGGCGGAGCGCCTGAAGGAGTTCTTCCGCAAGGTCGACGCCCAGCCGGTGCCCACCACCGACCGGGCCCGCCCGGCCCTCGGAGAGTCCCTGGCGACGACCGGGGTGATCGCCGCGCTGTACGACGAGAACTCCTGGCCGCAGCTGCGCGAGGCGCTCACCTCCGCGATCAAGGACAACGACGGCAATGGCCTGCTGGCGCTCGCCGACAGCTACTACGAGCGCGAGCCGGACGGCAGGTACGCCAACCTCATGGCCGCGAACGCCGCCGTGAACTGCCTCGACCAGCCGCCGGCCTTCGACGGCCCTGGAGGCGTCGAGAAGGCGGTGCCCTCCTTCGAGAAGGCCTCCCCGGTCTTCGGCCCGGGCCTCGCCTGGGCCTCGCTGAACTGCACGTACTGGCCGACGAAGGCCACTGGCACGGCCCGCGCGCTGAACGCGAAGGGTGCCTCGCCCATCGTGGTGGTCGGCACCACGCGCGACCCGGCGACCCCGTACAAGTGGGCCCAGGCCCTGGCCGCCCAGCTCGACTCGGGTGTCCTGCTGACCTACGACGGCGACGGCCACACGGCGTACGGCCGCGGCAGCGACTGCATCGACTCGGCGATCAACCGCTACCTCCTGCAGGGCGCCGCGCCGAACGACGGCAAGAAGTGCTGACCCCGAACTGAGCGCGCACTGAGCCCGCGCCGACACCGCGCCGCCCCCTCGACGACCTTGTTCGGGGCACCCCGTTTAACCCTGTAGACTTGGCGCCGCTGCTGATGAGAGGCTCCCACCAGGGAAATTCTTGTCTTCCCAGCGGTGCCGCCTTAGCTCAGCTGGCCAGAGCAACGCACTCGTAATGCGTAGGTCTCGGGTTCGAATCCCGAAGGCGGCTCTGTAGAACCCCTAGGACTCACTCGCCGTGACCTGGGGGTTTTGCTATTTCCGGGGTCAGTCGGCGGATGCGCCGACCGGGGCTTCCGCACAACTGTCCGGCCTTCCCCTTGCTGCGGCCGCATCGCTCCCGGCGCGTAGGCCGGTGGTCAGGCCGGGGAGCCTGGTGCCGCTCCCGATCCGGACGCCTACGCGGGCGTAGGCGGCGTGCCCAGTGCCTGACGTGCCGCGCTCGTGAAACGCTCCCGGCTGAGTTCCCGGGCTTCCTTGTTGCGCGTGAGCACATCCAGCATCGCTTCGGCCTCGCCTAGGGTCGCCGAGAGCCGCTCGACGTTCTCCTGTAGCGCTCCCTGTGCTTCTCCAGAAACCTGCCGGAACTGCGCGATGCTCTGCATCACTTCCGTCAACAGGGGGTGACCATCAAGATCGCTTAGATTCCGCCCCTGATCACGATAGGCATCCATGAGCCCAGCCAGCTGTGCGCTGCGCTGCCTGTACTCCTCCGTTGCCTCGGCCACAGCCTCAGAGTGAACCGGGCGGCCGTCGACCGCTGTTATCGCGGCTTGGGATGCCCGGATGAACCGGGTGGAGGCTTCGACATCTTCCTGCATGCCCTCGGTCAGGTTCTCAGCCGCTTGCGTGACTTCCTCGGGCCCCAAGAGCGCGATTCGCCGTGCACGCTCCGCCATGCGCCCTGCAGCCTCTCTGAGTTCGTCGAGGCCTGTCGAGCCAGGGTCGGGGACATCTACGGGTGCCTGAGTGATACGCAGGCACTCGTCCCATGCTTCGAGGAAGCTCTCGTACGTACTGAGCCGCTGCTGCCGAAGCCAATGGCCATGCTCCACGGCGCCCTGGTCCTGGACCTGTCGCCGTACAGTCTCGGCATTTTTTTCAGCGCCGAACCGGGTTGATCGGGCTCCGACAATGGCGCCCAGCCCGGTTGCAGCCAACCCGATCACCGCGACTAGGAGAGGAATCACTAAGTCCTTCACGGCAGCCCATCATGTCGGCCCAACCGGCACTTGGAAACCACGCATCGTGCCAGAGCCGTTCAGGGGCGAAGCGCCGCCGGGTGACGCGAGCCTGGGCGGATTCGCTGCCGCGTCAGCGAAGCGGTTCCCAGCCCTACTTCCGTGGCTTCTTCCGCACGCTCTTCTTCTTGACCTTGGCCCTGGCCCTGGCCTCGACCTGGGCCTTGGCCTTCTTGGCTGCCTTGCGCGCGGCCTCTTCTGCCTCGGCTCTCCGTCGGAGGGGGACCAGCTGGTGGCCTCGGCGGCGCTCTTGCCGACGTGGGGGAGCACGCTCTGGTAGATGTCGCGCGTGATCCGGGTGTCGCTGTGCCCGAGCGTGTTCGACACGATTTCCAGCTTCCCCGACGTGGAATCGGCTCAAAAGTACACCCAGTACTGCATCCGCCAGAACACGGCTGAGATCCAGGACTGGCTGAAGAATCCGCCGCCCAGCCCCGCTTCGAGATCGTTCCAGGTGTCGTCGGTACCGCTGGAAGGCCCACTTCAAGGAAACGCGGTAACAGGCCGGACCTCGGAGAAGGCGAGCGCGTCCTATGCAGGACCCGTCCACGATGCCCATGGCGTGAGCACTCGAATCAAGTACGACCCGAACCTCAACCCGCCGTTCGTCGTCCTCACGTCGATGCCGGAATAATGGAGCGAATGATGCACGACCTCACCGCGGAAGGCTGGGCAGACGGACTCGGGCTGTACGAGGACCGCTGGGCCTTTGCGGCCGTTGCTCCCCGCGAGCACGCGGAGTGGTGGTTCGATGTTGCAGCGATCATGCGTGGTGAAACCGCTGATCCCCGGGGTTGGGCGTCCCTCGATCCCTACGAGGAGGAGGTCGACCGCGAGGTCGAGACGTTCGCCTGGATCGAGCCCCCCACCCATCCGGCCGACGTGGCTCGGTTCCGGCATTCCGTCGATGAGCTGCCACGCTCCTCGGCCACATCACTGATGGTCCTTCTTGCAATCGTCGGCATGGACGCGGCGAAGACATGGGATTTCAACGAGCGGCAACCGGAGATGGAACGCCGCGCTCAGTTGCTGCTCTCTCGGTTTCCTGTCGGCACCCGTTTCTACTCCAACATCGGCTGGGACGGCGAGGCACCGAATTTTTACGAGCAGCCGGTCAACGCGACCAATCCATTCAGCCGGAGCCGCTGGGATGCGGGACTGCTCGCGGTCGACGACACCGAAGTCGCCCTGATCTGGACGTTCGAATCATTCTGACCTTCCCGACCCAACGGGGGACCCTGTGCTGACGCGAACCGCCACCTACCCCGACCGGGAAACCGCCCAATGGGCCACCCAGGAGGTCATCACCCGTAACGAGCAGGCCATCCACCGCTGGCTCGCCCAGGGCACCCGCCTCCGACTCACCCTCGAGGCGGCCTGGCCCTCCCGTCCCGATCCGGTCGGCCGCTGCGCTGCCTGTACTCCTCCGTTGCCTCGGCTACAGCCTCAGCGTGAACCGGGCGGCCGTCGACCGCTGTTATCGCGGCTTGGGATGCCCGGATGAACCGGGTGGAGGCTTCGACATCTTCCTGCATGCCCTCGGTCAGGTTCTCAGCCGCTTGCGTGACTTCCTCGGGCCCCAAGAGCGCCATGCGCCGTGCACGCTCCGCCATGCGCCCTGCAGCCTCTCGGAGTTCGTCGAGGCTGGTTGAGCCGGAGTCGTGAGGACCTTGACCCGCCGGAGAAGGCCCTGGCCTTCTGGCGACGTGGCGGGCGTGGCCCTTTCGTCGCCGCCGTCGATGGGATCGCTCATCGAGGCGGACTGGCCACGAGGAAGATGAACCAGTCGGGGTTGGTGCGGCTGATTTCGGCGGGTGCACGTCATCTCGGCGATCCGGGTCTTCTTTCGGGATGGCGGACTGAGCGTCACGGCACAGGGCGCACGCGGAAGCCCGACCTTCCAGGGAGGTCGGTCGTGGCGGCACCGGGCCGCTCGGTGAGGGGAATTGGCTGTGAAGGCGGTGGCCGGCAGCGACCGCGCCGGGGGTGAGTCGGTGCGATCCGATTTCCTGGGCGATCCGTGAGGCCTTAACGGAGGGCGGTGTGCTTTCTCGTCATGTGGGACCGCCAGGCCCAGCGGGCGAGCCCGCCGATGGCCAGGGAGGCAAGGATCGCGCCCCAGTCGATGACGTGGGGGAGGCCGGGGAAGAAGGCGAAGAAGGCGAAGGACGCGGCGGCGCCGGTGAGGAAGGCGGTGATGCCGGCGCGGCGGCGTTTGGCTTCCCATGCGGGGTCGTCGGGAATGGGTTGGGCGGTCATGTGCGGCTCACTTCGTGATGTGGTGGCACTGGCTGACCCGGCGAACACCGTTGATGTTGAGGTGCGCGCATGCCTTGCCGTAGTGGGGCAGTGTCTGGGGCTTGTTGTCACGCATCGGGTGGATCTCGCACTCGGTGTGCGTCTTGCCGGGGGAGGTGCGGTAGGTCTTGTTGTCGGTGTCCGCGTAGGTGAAGTCGATGCGCCAGTTGCAGAAGCCGGCGTTGAGCGCGCCGACGAATCCGCAGTCGACGCCGGCGTTCTGGTAAGTGATCTTCTTGCCGTCGCCGCGGACGATGTGGGTGAACATGCAGCCCGTCGGAACCGTCATGGTGACGCCGCCGACTTGGTAGTCGAAGCCGGCGACGGGCGTTGAACCGATTGCGCCAGCGTGCGCCTCGGCGGTGGGTAAGACGGCCAGGGTGGCCGTCGCGGCGAGAGTGATGATGATCCGGGCTGCGAAGAGCTTTCCCATCGGTGTCCCCTTCTGGCGGAGTGTGTCTGTAGATCGGAACTCCTGCTCGTCTGTTGGGGGTGCTGCCCGGGAAGTGAGTCCACTACGAAGAGTGATCAACAGATTGGCATGCTGACCAGCCGTGACCACCGCTCCTCGATGTTGATCCGTGGGCCTGCGGTTGTGTCGTCGAGGCGCTCGGCGCCGTTGTCCAGGTCGTTGGGGCTCTTCGAGCGCCGCCTGCCCAGGGAGGGCACCGACCACCTGATCGAAGGCAGTGTGGCCGCCTTCCTGCGGGCCTATCGGGCCAATTGAGCGGGAAACCGGGGCGGCGCGCCCGGGGGTGGGCTATGCAGGGGCGTGGCGGGGCCGTCTCCTTACCGTGGGGCGGCCGGTGGCGACGCGTGAGGGGGGCTCTGTGGAGGAGTTGGCGGCGCTTGCCGCGGCGGCGGCCGCGCAGTTCGTGGGGCTGGCGGTCTCCGACGGCTGGGAGTCGGCCAAGGGCCGGGTGGCACGTTTCCTCGGCCGCCGCGGGGAAGGCGTCGAGCCGGTCGTCGAGGGCGGCGCGGAGCCAGCACGAGGAGCGGAGCTCGCGGCGGTCGACGAGCTCGCCGGAGCCGGTCAGGACGCGTGGCCTGAGGGGCTGCTCCGCGTGCTCCTGGAGCGGCCCGGCGCCGAGACGGAGCTGCGGACGCTGCTCGGCGAGCTCGGTGGCCTCGCCCAACCCGGTGGACCGCCGGGGGTGGTGGTCAACTCCGGTTCGCAGTACGGGCTGTACCAGGGAGCCGTGATCCACGGCGGGGTCAACTACCACGTCCCGGCGGCCAAGCCCGTCGAGGTGCCCGACGAGATCCCCGCGCTGCGCACGCGTTTCCACAACCGCACCGGCGAACTGGCTGAGATCGACGGGCTGATCCCCGAAGGCGCCGACCACGTCAGCGTCCTCCTGCTGGGCGGAGCGCCCGGCGTCGGGAAGACCGCGACGGCGACCCGCTGGGCGCACGCCTCGCGTTCGCGCTTCCCGGACGGGCAGCTCTACGTGGACTTCGCCGCGCTGCGCGGTCCGGCCGGCGGCGGCGACGTCTCGGCCGCCGTCGGGATGTGCCTGCGGTCCCTGGGGGTCGAGGAGGAGTACCTCCCGCACTCGCTGGCCGAGCGCACCCGGCTGTACCGGCAGCGGTCCGCGGGCCGCCGGATGCTGCTCATGCTCGACGACGTCAGCGACCCCGCGCAGGTCAGGGCGCTGATCCCGCGGGGCGCTGGCAGCGCGCTGGTGGTCACGAGCAGCAGCGCCCGGCTCACGGAGCTGTTCGCCGACGGGGCCCGCCCGCTGGACCTGGAACCGCTGACCACGGCGAGCGCGCTGCTGATCCTCGCCGACCGCTGCGGTGAGCGGGCGATCGCCGCCGAGCCCGGGGCGGCCGAACGGCTCGTCGCCCTGTGCGGCGGACTGCCCGTGGCCCTGCACATCGTGGCGGCCCGGCTGCTGACCACCCGCCGGCTGACCCTGGCGGACCTCGCCGCGGAGCTGGCCGACGATTCCCGCAGGCTGTCAGCGATGTCCCTCCGAGGGGAGAGCACGGTGTCCGTCTCCGCCGTCTTCGATTCCGCCTACCGTCAACTGGGGCCCTCGGAAGCCAGGTTGTACCGGCGGCTGGGCCGGCTGCCCTGCCGGAGCTTCGACGCGGGCACGGCCGCCGCCGCCGCGGACCTGGGCGCGGAGGAGACCCTGGAGCTGCTCGACGTACTCCAGGACGCCCGGCTCCTGGAGTACGGACAGCAGCGCTACCGGATGCACGACCTCGTACGGCTGCACGCGCGCGAGCGCGCCGAGGCGGAGGAGGGCCCGGGCAGCCACCGGGAGCTCGTGGAGCGGGTCGCGCGGAGCTACGTCGTACGCGTCGGCCACGCCGACCGGGCCGTACGCGCCGAGCGGCTGCGGATCGCCGACTTCGACCCCGGGCCGGAGCCGAGCCCCTTCCGCGGGGGCGGCGCCGGCCGCGAGGAGGCGCTGGAGTGGCTGGAGGCGGAGCGGGCCGGGATCGTCGCGGTCCTGCGCGAGGCCTCCGGACTCGGGCTGCGCACGCCCGTGTGGCAGCTCGCGGAGGGCTTCACCGCGCTCTTCCTGTACCGCCGCCACCTCGGGGACTGGCGCGAGTCGCTCGAACTGGGCGCCGCGGCCGCCGCCGAGGACCTCGTACCGGCCGCCGAGGCGCGGCTGCGGAGCATGCTGTCGCGGCCGCTGATGGACCTGGGCGAGCTCGCGCAGGCGCGTACGGAGCTGGAGAAGGCGGTGGCCTGCGCCGAGGTGGCCGACCGGACCGTGCTGCGGGCCTCCGTCATGGAGTTCCTCGGCCGCTACCGGGACCGCGTCGAGCCGTCCCGCGCCATCGAGGCGTACGAGCGCTCGCTGGAGTTGAACACCGAGGCCGGCGAGGCCCGGGGCGCGGCCATCGCCCTGCTCTTCCTCGGCTGCGCGCAGGACGCCGCCGGGGATCCGGCCCGGGCGCTGGAGACCCTGACCCGGGCGAGGGAGACCTTCCTCGCCGGGGCGGAGCCGGATTGGCGGATGGCGGCCCGGGCGGGCATCGCACTGGGCCGGGCCCACGACCACCTCGGCGACGGAGCGCGGGCGGCGGCCGAACTGCGCGAGGCCGTACGGCTCCTCGCGCGGGAGGGGGCCGCGCACTACGAGGCCGAGGCGCTGCTGGCCCTGGCGGACCTCGCGGAGCGGCCGGGCGGCGACCGGACGGACCTCGCGGCGGACCTGGCACGGGCACTGGAGATCCACGAGGCGGGCGGCAGCCCGCTCGCCCGGTCGCTACGGGAGCGGCTGCGCGCCCTGGAGCCGTAGGCGCAGGCGTACGGGGCTGCGCGCCCCGGCGGCGCCGGCCCGCAGGGTCACCTCCGCGTCGGCGAGGGGCAGTCCCGCGCGCAGGCGGGCGTACACCGCGGCCGCGGCGAGCCCCGGGTCCGCGGAGCCACTGACGGACAGGGTCCTGCCGTCGCGCAACCCGACGAGGGCGCCGCCGGCCCCGGGCGGCCCGCCGGCGGCGGTGTCGTCGGCCACGGCCACCGCCGCCACCACGGCACCGGGCCACGCCTCCAGGGTGTCCGCGATCCAGCGTGCCGGGTCCCCGGCGGCGCGGCCGGTGACCACGGAGGCGCTCTCGGTCAGGCGCCGGTCCGGCTCGGTGTCCTCGCAGGCCAGGTGCGTGAACGCGGAGTCGACGTCGTCCCGGTCCGGCTCCCCGGCGGCCGCGGGGAAGCGGCGTACCCCGACGGTGTCGGCGGTGACCTCGGTGCTCACCCGCCAGGCGGTGCAGGGCGTGGCGCGGGGAGGTCCGGGCAGCGCGAGGGCCGGGGCCTGCGGCGGGGCGGAGTCCGGTTCCGCCAGCCGCAGCAGCCGGTACAGGGCGCCGCGCAGCCGGGCGTGGGCCCGCCCCGGCTCGGCGAAGGCCTGCCGTGCGACGGGGGCGTAGCGCCCGGGCTCGTACCCGTCGATGGCCGCCGTGACCCGCGCCGCCAGCTCCGTACCCTGCGCGCCGGGCTCCAGTCGGGGCGCGAGGCGGGCGAGCGAGGCGGCGGCCGTGCCGGGGACGGACTCCTCGCCGAAGGCGCCCAGCAGCACCGGGGCGCCGAGCGCGGCTCCGTACAGGGTCACCGATCCGTGGTCGCCGATCACCAGGTCGGCGGCGACGAGCGCGGGCCGCCAGTCGTGGACCGGCGGGATCAGGAGCAGGCCGGCGTCGAGGGCGGAGGCCAGCTGGGAGGTGCGCAGCTGCCAGGCTCCGTGCCGGGACCAGACGTTGGGGTGGAGGACCAGGGCGACCCGGTACTCGTCGTACGGCAGCGCGGCGAGCAGCCGCGCGGGCAGCTTCGGGTCCTGGCCGATGAGGGAGGACCGGGCCCACGTCGAGCTGATCAGGACGAGCCGGCGGTCGTCCGCGACCCCGAGGGCCCGCCGGTGGGCGGGGCGCCGGGGCAGGCCGGCGAGGAGCTCGTCGAAGCAGGGGTCGCCGACGAGCAGGGTGTGCCCGGCGGTCTTGGGATGCGCGGCCCGCAGCTGCTCCTCCTGGCCGGGGTGGGAGACGGCGAGCCAGGCGCGGCCGGCTTCGAGGAGGGCGTCGGGGACCAGCCCGGACAGGCGGACCCGGGAGGAGCGCGAGTCGGGGACCAGTTTCTGGAAGCCGACGCCGTGCGGGAGGACGAGGACGGGGCAGTCGCCGGCGGGGACGTCGATGTTCTCGCTGGCGGAGAGGATGAGGTCGGGGGCGGCCGCGGGGATCCGGTCCCAGGGGATGACGCGGCAGCCGGCGTCGTGGAGGAGGTCGGGGACCCCTTCGCTGAAGGCCGACGTGGGGTCGTGGGCGAAGACGACGCAGATGCGGCCGTCGTCGCGCACGAGGGC carries:
- a CDS encoding RNase A-like domain-containing protein produces the protein MSRVIRVSLCPSVFDTISSFPDVESAQKYTQYCIRQNTAEIQDWLKNPPPSPASRSFQVSSVPLEGPLQGNAVTGRTSEKASASYAGPVHDAHGVSTRIKYDPNLNPPFVVLTSMPE
- a CDS encoding DNA polymerase III subunit delta' codes for the protein MPVWDDLVGQERVQTQLAAAALDADALVTAIEAGVAAPAASKMTHAWLFTGPPGSGRATAARAFAAALQCTSPDRALGGAPGCGFCDGCHTTVIGTHADVEIVRTDQLSIGVKDTRALVRRAQLSPAVGRWQVIVLEDADRLTEGAGNVLLKAVEEPAPRTVWLLCAPSLEDVLPTIRSRCRHLTLRTPPVSAVAEVLVRRDGIEPAVAQAAARATQGHIGRARRLATDEAARSRRATVLKLPMRVDDVGGCLKAAQELVDAAAEDAKQVAEEVDVKETEELRAALGAGAGTGGRMPRGTAGVMKELEDRQKRRRTRTQRDTLDLALTDLTGFYRDVLALQLGSSLAIANEEIRHDLDRIARESGPERTLRRIEAIIACRQALDRNVAPLLAVEAMTMSLRAG
- a CDS encoding alpha/beta hydrolase, yielding MDTSRLLRTTGTVIAAAGLLLSGCTSGGSGGPRAAASSSGGSAAPSAASTGIPAALRPYYDQKLSWRECGVPGFDCTTMKAPLDYENPGSGDIDIAVARRKATDPSKRLGSLVVNPGGPGGSGIGYLQAYAGIGYPAPVRAAYDMVSFDPRGVDRSSPVECLTGPAMDKYTQVDQTPDTPAEQVLLVASFKEFAAACQAHSQRILPHVSTVDAARDMDVLRAALGDEKLSYVGASYGTFLGATYADLFPGRVGRLVLDGAMDPSRPALELNRDQTAGFETAFRAFAADCAKQPDCPLGQGTPEAVAERLKEFFRKVDAQPVPTTDRARPALGESLATTGVIAALYDENSWPQLREALTSAIKDNDGNGLLALADSYYEREPDGRYANLMAANAAVNCLDQPPAFDGPGGVEKAVPSFEKASPVFGPGLAWASLNCTYWPTKATGTARALNAKGASPIVVVGTTRDPATPYKWAQALAAQLDSGVLLTYDGDGHTAYGRGSDCIDSAINRYLLQGAAPNDGKKC
- a CDS encoding NB-ARC domain-containing protein — encoded protein: MATREGGSVEELAALAAAAAAQFVGLAVSDGWESAKGRVARFLGRRGEGVEPVVEGGAEPARGAELAAVDELAGAGQDAWPEGLLRVLLERPGAETELRTLLGELGGLAQPGGPPGVVVNSGSQYGLYQGAVIHGGVNYHVPAAKPVEVPDEIPALRTRFHNRTGELAEIDGLIPEGADHVSVLLLGGAPGVGKTATATRWAHASRSRFPDGQLYVDFAALRGPAGGGDVSAAVGMCLRSLGVEEEYLPHSLAERTRLYRQRSAGRRMLLMLDDVSDPAQVRALIPRGAGSALVVTSSSARLTELFADGARPLDLEPLTTASALLILADRCGERAIAAEPGAAERLVALCGGLPVALHIVAARLLTTRRLTLADLAAELADDSRRLSAMSLRGESTVSVSAVFDSAYRQLGPSEARLYRRLGRLPCRSFDAGTAAAAADLGAEETLELLDVLQDARLLEYGQQRYRMHDLVRLHARERAEAEEGPGSHRELVERVARSYVVRVGHADRAVRAERLRIADFDPGPEPSPFRGGGAGREEALEWLEAERAGIVAVLREASGLGLRTPVWQLAEGFTALFLYRRHLGDWRESLELGAAAAAEDLVPAAEARLRSMLSRPLMDLGELAQARTELEKAVACAEVADRTVLRASVMEFLGRYRDRVEPSRAIEAYERSLELNTEAGEARGAAIALLFLGCAQDAAGDPARALETLTRARETFLAGAEPDWRMAARAGIALGRAHDHLGDGARAAAELREAVRLLAREGAAHYEAEALLALADLAERPGGDRTDLAADLARALEIHEAGGSPLARSLRERLRALEP